The following DNA comes from Meles meles chromosome 8, mMelMel3.1 paternal haplotype, whole genome shotgun sequence.
TGGTATTTGTCATTACAATTATTGGGAATGCCACCATCTTCTGCATCATCCGAGTGGAGAAGAGTCTTCATGAGCCCATGTTTCTCCTACTGGCCATGCTATCTATTGTTGACCTGTCCCTTGTCAGTGTCACTGTGCCCCGCATGCTGGGTATCTTCTGGATGAATGCCAAAGAGATCAGCTTCAAGGCCTGCCTCACACAGATGTTTTTCATCCCTTCTTTTTACGTCATGGAATCTGGGATCCTCTTAGCCATGGCTTTTGACAGATTTGTGGCTATATGGTTCCCTCTGAGATATACAACCATCCTTGCTAACAGCATACTTGGGAAGATGGCACTGGCTATCCTGGCAAGGGCAGTGGCGGTGCTGACTCCAGCACCTATCCTGGCGAAAAGACTGGAAAGCTTCCAAACCCACATCATCGCTTACTCCTACTGTGCATACATGGCTGTGGTGCAGATAGCCTGTGGAGACGTGTCCAACCACATTGTCTATGGCCTCATGGTTATTGTAGCATCTGTGGGATTTGATCTGTTTTTTATCATTCTGTCATATGGGCTGATCCTTCATGCTGTCTTTCAGATCCCTTCTTGGGAGGCACGGGCCAAAGCTCTCAGTACATGTGGCTCCCATCTTTGTATTATAGCCCTCTTTTATTCTCCTGTTGTCTTCTCTGTCCTGGCCCAAATTTTAGGC
Coding sequences within:
- the LOC123948049 gene encoding olfactory receptor 52K1-like, with translation MTSCNNSIPQPLIFVLAGIPGLESFHGWFSVPFFLVFVITIIGNATIFCIIRVEKSLHEPMFLLLAMLSIVDLSLVSVTVPRMLGIFWMNAKEISFKACLTQMFFIPSFYVMESGILLAMAFDRFVAIWFPLRYTTILANSILGKMALAILARAVAVLTPAPILAKRLESFQTHIIAYSYCAYMAVVQIACGDVSNHIVYGLMVIVASVGFDLFFIILSYGLILHAVFQIPSWEARAKALSTCGSHLCIIALFYSPVVFSVLAQILGYHMAPYLQIIIDNLYFLVPPMVNPLIYGARTKQMRERVLRIFHCHRN